A section of the Anaerolineales bacterium genome encodes:
- a CDS encoding ABC transporter permease subunit has protein sequence RGYISASGALGAGRLWTARRHLLPNAWPSLASLATTHFAWALLGITTLTFLGLAGDPSLPEWGAMLNSGRQHLLDAPRLALLPGLAIAFTVQAVHHLGDRSAGGVRPG, from the coding sequence CGCGGGTACATCTCGGCTTCGGGCGCCCTGGGCGCCGGGCGTCTATGGACGGCGCGGCGTCATCTACTCCCAAACGCCTGGCCTTCCCTGGCCTCGCTGGCCACAACCCACTTTGCCTGGGCGCTGCTCGGGATCACCACCCTGACCTTCCTCGGCTTGGCTGGGGACCCGTCACTGCCCGAATGGGGGGCGATGCTGAACAGCGGACGGCAGCATCTGCTCGATGCACCTCGGCTGGCGCTGCTTCCCGGGCTGGCAATCGCCTTTACCGTCCAGGCGGTTCACCACCTCGGGGACCGCAGCGCCGGCGGCGTGCGCCCAGGTTGA
- a CDS encoding inorganic phosphate transporter — MIYVLIGLALIFDFLNGVHDSSNVVATPISSGAIPPRRALLLAAAANFIGPFLFGVAVATTIGDDLLVQDAITTTAVIAGLVGAIVWNIFTWYAGLPSSSSHALIGGLVGAALVESGLQAIQLAGLTRIVIALLVSPILGMGFGYVVMSISLFASRGATPKINHFFRRAQYGTLIGLALSHGTNDAQKTMGVITLGLVTSGMLETFEVPTWVIFICATAIALGTALGGWRLIRTLGGKIFRIRPIHGFTSQLAGAAVIMGAAIAGGPVSTTQVMSTSIMGVGAAERANKVRWMVLRDLMAAWLLTIPAAAMLSGVTMWLILAFA; from the coding sequence ATGATCTACGTCCTCATTGGGCTTGCTCTGATCTTCGACTTCCTGAATGGCGTCCATGACAGCTCGAACGTCGTCGCCACCCCGATCAGCTCCGGGGCGATCCCGCCGCGCCGCGCCTTGCTGCTTGCAGCCGCCGCGAATTTCATCGGCCCTTTTTTGTTCGGGGTGGCGGTGGCGACGACCATCGGCGACGACCTGCTCGTCCAGGACGCCATCACCACCACGGCGGTGATCGCTGGCCTAGTGGGAGCGATCGTCTGGAACATCTTTACCTGGTATGCCGGCCTGCCCTCCTCCTCCTCCCACGCCTTGATCGGTGGGCTGGTCGGGGCAGCCCTGGTCGAGAGCGGGCTGCAGGCTATCCAGCTTGCTGGCCTGACCCGAATTGTCATTGCCCTGCTGGTCTCACCCATCCTGGGGATGGGCTTTGGCTACGTCGTGATGTCTATCTCCTTGTTCGCCTCGCGGGGAGCAACGCCCAAGATCAACCACTTCTTCCGCCGTGCTCAGTATGGGACCCTGATCGGACTGGCGCTGAGTCATGGCACCAATGACGCCCAGAAAACCATGGGCGTGATCACGTTGGGGCTGGTCACGTCCGGGATGCTGGAGACCTTCGAAGTCCCAACCTGGGTGATCTTCATCTGCGCCACCGCCATCGCCCTGGGGACTGCCCTGGGCGGTTGGCGCTTGATCCGCACGCTGGGCGGAAAGATCTTCCGCATCCGCCCGATACATGGGTTCACCTCGCAGCTCGCTGGCGCGGCGGTCATCATGGGCGCCGCCATTGCGGGTGGCCCGGTCAGTACGACTCAGGTCATGAGCACATCGATCATGGGCGTCGGCGCGGCCGAGCGGGCCAACAAAGTCCGCTGGATGGTCCTGAGGGATCTAATGGCGGCCTGGCTGTTGACGATCCCGGCCGCGGCCATGCTCTCGGGCGTGACGATGTGGCTGATCCTCGCCTTCGCCTGA
- the miaA gene encoding tRNA (adenosine(37)-N6)-dimethylallyltransferase MiaA, with the protein MKPPGVPAVVVGIVGPTAVGKTRVAIEVAEQIGGEIVSVDSRLLYRGLDIGTDKPSLEDRARVPHHLIDIAEPAETWSLAQFCGAALVTIDEIHARSRLPIVVGGTGQYVRALLEGWALSPGTLDLEVRRGWERTAEQAGADALHAMLAETDPVSAARIDRRNVRRVIRALEVHQITGSPASLRPRRHPVPFQSLVFGLTLPRPELYLRLDARINAMLQRGLVEEVQRLLDRGVPADAPSLSAIGYAQIVRYLLGEWTLARAIEEIRRRSRVLVRQQCNWFRPDDPEIHWVASRPGVERELVRLILRRLPDGSR; encoded by the coding sequence ATGAAGCCGCCTGGCGTGCCGGCCGTCGTGGTGGGCATCGTTGGACCGACCGCGGTGGGCAAAACCCGTGTGGCGATCGAGGTGGCCGAGCAGATCGGCGGCGAGATCGTGTCGGTGGATTCCCGGCTGCTCTACCGCGGCCTGGATATCGGGACCGACAAGCCGTCCCTCGAAGACCGGGCGCGGGTTCCGCACCACCTGATCGACATTGCTGAACCCGCCGAGACCTGGAGTCTGGCGCAGTTCTGCGGGGCGGCGTTGGTGACGATCGACGAGATCCACGCCCGGAGCCGCCTGCCCATCGTCGTGGGTGGCACGGGACAGTATGTCCGCGCCCTGCTCGAGGGGTGGGCCCTGTCCCCGGGTACTCTCGACCTGGAGGTCCGGCGGGGTTGGGAGAGGACCGCCGAGCAGGCCGGAGCGGATGCGTTGCACGCCATGCTGGCCGAGACCGATCCGGTATCCGCTGCCAGGATTGACCGCCGCAATGTCCGGCGAGTGATTCGGGCGCTGGAAGTGCATCAGATCACCGGAAGCCCGGCTAGCCTGCGCCCCAGGCGGCATCCGGTTCCATTCCAGTCCCTCGTCTTTGGCCTCACCCTTCCCCGGCCCGAGCTGTACCTTCGCCTGGACGCCCGGATCAATGCGATGCTTCAGCGCGGCCTGGTCGAGGAAGTGCAGCGCCTTCTCGATCGAGGTGTCCCTGCCGATGCTCCCAGCCTGTCGGCCATCGGCTACGCGCAGATCGTGCGGTATCTTCTGGGCGAGTGGACGCTGGCCCGGGCAATCGAAGAGATCCGCCGGCGGTCGCGGGTGCTGGTCCGCCAGCAGTGCAATTGGTTCCGCCCCGACGACCCAGAGATCCACTGGGTTGCGTCACGGCCGGGGGTCGAGCGCGAGCTGGTGAGGTTGATCCTCCGACGCCTGCCTGATGGTTCCCGATAG
- a CDS encoding YraN family protein: MNRQELARLGETTACDYLAGAGFALRHRNWHCPGGEIDIVAEKAGGLVMVEVKTRSSMHYGAGEEAVTPRKLARIERCAWAYLGAHALLEQPWRVDVIAVDVDRQGRVTRLNHLEDVLQT, from the coding sequence GCGCGCCTGGGGGAGACCACGGCCTGCGACTACCTGGCGGGAGCAGGGTTCGCCCTGCGCCACCGCAACTGGCACTGCCCGGGAGGCGAGATCGACATCGTTGCCGAGAAGGCCGGGGGGCTGGTGATGGTCGAAGTCAAGACGCGCTCATCGATGCACTACGGTGCCGGCGAGGAGGCTGTGACCCCGCGGAAGCTAGCTCGCATCGAACGGTGCGCCTGGGCCTACCTTGGGGCTCACGCCCTGTTGGAACAGCCCTGGCGAGTGGATGTGATCGCCGTTGACGTGGACCGGCAGGGGAGGGTGACCCGGCTGAATCACCTGGAAGATGTGCTGCAAACATGA